In the Arachis ipaensis cultivar K30076 chromosome B10, Araip1.1, whole genome shotgun sequence genome, one interval contains:
- the LOC107622999 gene encoding LOW QUALITY PROTEIN: fasciclin-like arabinogalactan protein 17 (The sequence of the model RefSeq protein was modified relative to this genomic sequence to represent the inferred CDS: inserted 1 base in 1 codon), which translates to MDTSVYGVCNHKHFSFFLSLVFLVPFLLHSASSSTSPQINSNSILVALLDSHYTELAELVEKALLLQKLEEAVGNHNITIFAPRNHALERDLDPEFKRFLLEPRNLNSLQTLLMSHILPTRIPSDAWPPAATSVVRHTTLSSDYHLHLTTNSSGHKTVDSAAVLHPDDVVRPDGVIHGIERLLVPRSVQEDFNRRRSLRSIAAVLPEGAPEVDXGHHGHFDGESQVRDFIHTLIHYGGYNEMADILVNLTSLATEMGRLVSEGYVLTVLAPNDEAMAKLTTDQLSEPGAPEQIIYYHIIPEYQTEESMYNAVRRFGKIRYDTLRLPHKVAAQEADGSVKFGNGDGSAYLFDPDIYTDGRISVQGIDGVLFPREEEEEDNKAAARRRTTPLVKVAAKPRRGKLMQVACDMLGAFGSVC; encoded by the exons ATGGATACCTCCGTCTATGGTGTCTGCAACCACAAGCACTTCTCCTTCTTCCTCAGTCTCGTATTCCTCGTCCCATTCCTTCTCCATTCCGCATCGTCTTCAACCTCTCCTCAGATCAACTCAAACTCCATCCTCGTCGCGCTCTTGGATTCTCACTACACCGAACTCGCCGAGCTAGTAGAGAAGGCACTACTCCTTCAGAAGCTTGAAGAAGCTGTCGGCAACCACAACATCACAATCTTCGCACCACGCAACCATGCTCTCGAGCGAGACCTCGACCCTGAGTTCAAGCGCTTCCTTCTCGAGCCTCGAAACCTCAACTCACTCCAGACCCTCCTCATGTCCCACATTCTCCCCACTCGCATCCCCTCCGACGCCTGGCCTCCCGCCGCTACCTCCGTCGTGCGCCACACAACGCTCTCCTCCGACTACCACCTTCATTTGACTACCAACTCCTCGGGACATAAGACTGTTGACTCCGCCGCCGTCCTCCACCCTGACGACGTTGTCCGCCCTGACGGTGTCATCCACGGCATCGAACGATTATTAGTTCCTCGATCCGTACAGGAAGACTTCAACCGCCGACGTAGTCTCCGCTCCATCGCCGCGGTACTACCGGAGGGAGCTCCGGAGGTGG CAGGCCACCACGGGCACTTCGATGGCGAGTCTCAGGTGAGGGACTTCATCCACACGCTAATCCACTACGGAGGGTACAACGAGATGGCGGACATTCTTGTAAACCTAACTTCCCTGGCAACGGAGATGGGGCGGTTGGTGTCCGAGGGTTACGTCCTAACGGTTCTGGCGCCGAACGACGAGGCCATGGCGAAGCTTACGACGGATCAATTGAGCGAACCGGGGGCGCCGGAGCAGATCATATACTATCACATCATACCGGAGTACCAGACGGAGGAGAGTATGTACAATGCCGTTAGAAGGTTCGGGAAGATTCGTTACGATACGTTGCGGTTGCCGCATAAGGTTGCGGCTCAGGAAGCTGATGGCTCTGTAAAATTCGGAAATGGCGATGGCTCTGCGTATTTGTTTGATCCTGATATCTATACGGACGGAAGGATCTCCGTCCAGGGGATCGACGGCGTTCTTTTCCCgcgggaggaggaggaggaagacaaTAAGGCGGCGGCTCGCCGTAGAACAACCCCGCTTGTTAAAGTTGCTGCCAAGCCTAGGAGAG GGAAATTGATGCAAGTCGCTTGTGACATGCTTGGAGCTTTTGGCTCAGTCTGCTAA